One part of the Dehalococcoidia bacterium genome encodes these proteins:
- a CDS encoding 2-oxoacid:acceptor oxidoreductase family protein, whose protein sequence is MAGIGGKGVLTAGKFLLEAGAIKYKNVVYFPSYSTEMRGSPSECTVILSESPIGSPVLQSADAILIFDQSQLANFENRLRPSGLMVIDSTMQQGTVKRKDVRVLEIPAMTIANAVGDVRSANLVLLGGYVQATGVVPMEIIESEIKKKFKSGGDKVIAKNIEAVHKGAEVAAEWAAEKPA, encoded by the coding sequence ATGGCGGGAATTGGCGGCAAGGGCGTTCTGACAGCCGGGAAATTCTTGTTGGAGGCCGGCGCCATAAAGTACAAAAACGTAGTCTATTTCCCCTCCTATTCTACGGAGATGCGAGGCAGCCCGAGCGAGTGCACGGTTATTCTCTCTGAGAGTCCGATCGGCTCCCCGGTGCTTCAATCGGCGGATGCTATTCTCATATTCGATCAGAGTCAACTGGCCAATTTTGAGAACAGGCTTCGCCCAAGTGGATTGATGGTGATCGATAGCACCATGCAGCAGGGAACTGTGAAGAGGAAAGATGTCAGGGTTCTGGAGATTCCGGCCATGACCATCGCCAATGCCGTGGGAGATGTTCGATCAGCAAATCTGGTGTTACTTGGAGGATACGTGCAAGCGACTGGCGTGGTGCCTATGGAGATCATCGAAAGCGAGATCAAGAAGAAATTCAAATCCGGCGGCGACAAAGTAATCGCGAAGAATATCGAAGCTGTTCATAAAGGGGCAGAAGTGGCGGCCGAGTGGGCTGCTGAAAAACCTGCCTGA
- a CDS encoding CoA transferase, translated as MAGILEGIRVIDWSIFQQGPVASMILGDMGADVIKLEGKDGGDPGRAMMRIAGAILSSDLSQRNAYFEAGNRNKRAIAVDLTKPEGKEVIYKLVEKSDVFIQNFREGVAERLGMGYQTLRKLNPRLIYAHASAWGPKGPDKGDPSADYTGVARSGLMHLIGEPGMPPLMVQGGLGDQSGAVMTAMGVMSALYYREKTGIGQELESSLLGSLVFLMGHPVTMNTLVGLPTPKIARKKAGNPLWNYYQCGDGKWVAMAALAADKFWPNFCKALSLENLEKDPRFNSMETRRANGEALVTILDATFAKKDRAEWVKMLKETGMVYGIVNDIPDLKEDPQVLENDYITQYDHPIWGQVKMIGFPISFEKTPMAITREAPEYGQDTETILNEMLGYNWDQITALKDKKVI; from the coding sequence ATGGCTGGAATTCTTGAAGGAATCAGGGTTATAGACTGGAGCATCTTTCAGCAAGGTCCTGTAGCTTCCATGATTTTGGGAGATATGGGAGCTGATGTCATCAAGCTTGAGGGAAAGGATGGCGGAGACCCTGGCCGAGCGATGATGAGAATTGCAGGAGCCATTCTGTCTTCAGATCTTTCCCAGCGCAATGCCTACTTTGAAGCTGGAAATCGTAACAAGCGAGCGATTGCGGTGGATCTCACCAAGCCCGAGGGAAAAGAGGTCATCTACAAGCTGGTTGAGAAGTCGGATGTGTTCATACAGAACTTCAGAGAAGGTGTTGCTGAACGCCTGGGGATGGGCTATCAGACCCTTCGTAAACTAAATCCTCGTCTGATCTATGCGCACGCTTCCGCATGGGGACCTAAGGGGCCTGACAAGGGGGACCCGTCTGCCGACTATACCGGAGTAGCCCGCTCCGGGCTGATGCATCTTATCGGTGAGCCGGGCATGCCGCCGCTGATGGTTCAAGGTGGACTGGGAGATCAGAGCGGTGCTGTCATGACTGCTATGGGAGTGATGTCGGCGCTTTACTACAGGGAAAAAACAGGGATAGGGCAAGAACTGGAGTCGTCATTATTGGGAAGCCTGGTGTTTCTCATGGGGCACCCGGTGACCATGAATACTCTGGTGGGACTCCCAACGCCCAAGATCGCCAGAAAGAAGGCGGGCAATCCTTTGTGGAATTACTATCAATGCGGCGATGGCAAGTGGGTTGCCATGGCGGCTCTGGCGGCTGACAAGTTCTGGCCCAACTTCTGCAAAGCATTGAGTTTAGAGAATCTTGAGAAGGACCCGCGCTTCAATAGCATGGAAACCAGACGTGCAAATGGAGAAGCATTGGTGACCATCCTAGATGCGACCTTCGCCAAGAAGGACAGGGCAGAGTGGGTCAAGATGTTGAAGGAAACGGGAATGGTCTACGGCATCGTGAACGACATACCGGATCTGAAAGAAGACCCGCAGGTTCTGGAAAATGACTACATCACCCAATACGATCACCCGATTTGGGGGCAGGTGAAGATGATAGGCTTCCCGATCAGCTTCGAGAAGACGCCCATGGCGATCACAAGGGAAGCCCCTGAGTACGGGCAGGATACGGAGACAATCCTTAACGAAATGCTTGGGTATAACTGGGATCAGATTACCGCGCTCAAAGACAAGAAAGTCATCTAG